The following coding sequences are from one Tubulanus polymorphus chromosome 12, tnTubPoly1.2, whole genome shotgun sequence window:
- the LOC141913960 gene encoding meiosis-specific nuclear structural protein 1-like, protein MTTVRRTQHSSVQQQTRRQEEMREDTLKQLRDQQLLEANVASRERVENKRMIRYMELERREREMEEAILTAERNRQIKEDQKEMESRLASELERIKLQEAKEEKLRQQIRENSIELRETEAKLKAAYMAKELEAQRAEKEALKYDVTARDAEIAQQRKEEYERAQEAEREAEKARYAAQVRYQQELETQLEEQERQKQEAYEELLKDKLIIDEIARKIYEEDQRDRELQKEKRLATQRYIEEFKQKRAEWKEREEERYAEENRKIQEYAETMKTREADHQEKKRLREEAKANVQETLAEQIAEKERLRTEMERIRTELYLEEQEEADRQKERDLIEKQFRARVELQRVHAEQMRYKLMREEAEREEENEMRKQLLAKFAEDDRIEQMNAQRRRMKQEEHKRAVEKLLQERREQFAQDKERELEERRMEERMEQLRLQIIEEERQRLIREHAHKLIGYLPKGVIRDQDDLMLLPEDARKHYQPKEVDPFDETHWDFKG, encoded by the exons ATG ACGACCGTCCGTCGCACTCAGCACTCGTCGGTGCAGCAGCAAACTCGTCGTCAGGAAGAGATGCGCGAGGACACTCTGAAACAGCTGCGAGATCAGCAGCTGCTCGAGGCGAACGTCGCCAGCCGGGAACGCGTCGAAAACAAACGCATGATCCGTTACATGGAACTGGAACGTCGGGAACGCGAAATGGAAGAAGCAATCCTGACC GCCGAAAGAAATCGTCAAATCAAAGAGGATCAGAAAGAAATGGAATCGCGTCTGGCCTCGGAACTCGAGCGGATAAAACTTCAGGAAGCGAAAGAGGAAAAACTACGGCAGCAAATCAGAGAAAATAG tatTGAATTACGTGAAACGGAGGCTAAACTGAAAGCGGCTTACATGGCTAAAGAACTCGAGGCCCAACGAGCTGAGAAAGAGGCTTTGAAATACGACGTGACGGCTCGCGACGCGGAGATCGCCCAACAACGTAAGGAGGAATACGAGAGGGCGCAAGAGGCGGAGAGAGAGGCGGAGAAAGCCCGATACGCCGCCCAGGTCCGATATCAACAAGAGTTAGAAACACAACTAGAG gAGCAAGAAAGGCAAAAACAAGAGGCTTATGAAGAACTGCTCAAAGATAAACTCATCATCGATGAAATCGCTCGTAAAATTTACGAAGAAGATCAAAG AGATCGCGAGTTACAGAAAGAGAAGCGCCTGGCGACGCAACGTTATATCGAAGAGTTCAAACAGAAACGAGCCGAGTGGAAGGAACGCGAGGAGGAACGTTACGCGGAGGAGAACCGTAAAATACAGGAGTACGCGGAAACGATGAAAACACGCGAGGCCGATCACCAGGAGAAGAAACGTCTGCGCGAGGAGGCGAAGGCGAACGTTCAGGAAACGCTCGCCGAACAGATCGCCGAAAAGGAACGTCTGAGAACGGAGATGGAACGTATACGAACGGAGTTGTATCTCGAGGAACAGGAGGAGGCCGATCGACAGAAGGAACGCGATCTCATCGAGAAACAGTTCCGCGCGCGTGTCGAGTTACAACGCGTTCACGCCGAACAGATGAGATATAAACTAATGAGAGAAGAGGCGGAAAGAGAGGAAGAGAATGAGATGAGGAAACAG TTATTGGCGAAGTTCGCAGAAGACGATCGTATCGAACAGATGAACGCTCAGCGGCGTCGTATGAAACAAGAGGAACACAAACGGGCCGTCGAAAAACTGTTACAGGAACGACGAGAACAGTTCGCTCAGGATAAG GAACGAGAATTGGAAGAGAGACGAATGGAAGAAAGAATGGAACAATTACGTTTACAGATCATCGAAGAGGAAAGACAGAGATTAATCAGAGAACACGCGCATAAATTAATCGGATATTTACCGAAG GGCGTCATTCGCGATCAAGACGATCTAATGCTGTTACCTGAAGACGCGCGTAAACATTACCAACCTAAAGAAGTCGATCCGTTCGATGAGACGCACTGGGACTTTAAGGGCTAA
- the LOC141913882 gene encoding uncharacterized protein LOC141913882 isoform X2: MNASISFDSPDVQKEFPGLYTSSRPDDQTHYEESEPERVKKKERDGKKKEKKEKKDKGYKQFEEENSDDEFTPAVDEIKSPLRSKKHGKPSFKFAKPEKFQGIMIKKKEKDPEKKERKKDGAGSNNTGGSSGGGVGMKRLKKKKPATDLNSNDYKPIFGVALTVAVARSRSHDGIMLPAIFRECIDYIEEHGLSCEGIYRISGVKSKIQSLKDSYNRGRPVFLYEHEPNIVASLLKLFLRELPEPVLTTQLMPKFEEASTIKDVRKKVDGFKQLITELPEPNRLLVSWMIVHMTRIIQREKENKMSLQNVSIVLSPTMQISHRVLNVFFSFNKELFADTEIKRYVPPLKPATSRWSLELPDAPNAIEEELHKQESLLNQLHNEMSAGNDDSEIQEQLWEVQRVVTQLKRKLKLARKAQQQASVKPSLATVPSDGEDIVLNLELQTPKTDQGPSVVATETKKEKPKEETAVEEPEKKETVEKELDVKKEVEIIKEVEVVKEETVEPTKQTAEVVVVETEDVVEENKVEVAAVEEEKPKIAVENQEKQDVKVEESQKIAVEEETEETEEKQESVPRVEETCESSDTKKPQQEIVEQVEITTEVEPAEETEEVIDTNQNQRIDENEKPDFSKEEDEELKELEQPEARSTPVQEEIPPVAPPRVLPADGGGEVTPPPLPPPSHPPPQPVTPPQTLAIQSTTSAKKIVAPGLQSPLKPEILHRNKVKNLKSQRLKYQHNIDEEEEMSGDEESEDSYETDRDISVEHENIERDIDLTQQRYEEVQDEEMRVLLLKDMTLKLEEEELLAIRDELKKKIETERDEFEQVAMEIAELRSIRGDSFDADDWTSSDSSYESDDEEELQDILENLIKENQQLEKLNSELCQRIHEERQACLTSKVQIRLIQTQTEKYGTGSASLL, encoded by the exons ATGAATGCGAGTATTAGTTTCGACAGTCCTGACGTTCAAAAAGAGTTCCCCGGTTTATACACATCATCGAGACCAGACGATCAGACTCATT ATGAAGAAAGCGAACCGGAGCGCGTGAAGAAAAAAGAACGCGAcggaaagaaaaaagaaaagaaagagaaaaaagacaaaggATACAAACAGTTTGAGGAGGAGAATTCGGACGATGAATTCACACCGGCCGTCGACGAAATCAA GAGTCCTCTGCGTTCGAAAAAGCACGGAAAACCAAGTTTCAAATTCGCGAAACCCGAAAAATTCCAAGGCATCATGATCAAGAAGAAAGAGAAAGATCCGGAGAAGAAAGAACGCAAGAAAGATGGCGCCGGTAGTAATAATACAGGTGGCAGCAGCGGAGGAGGGGTCGGGATGAAACGATTGAAGAAGAAAAAACCAGCGACAGATTTAAATT CCAACGATTACAAACCGATATTCGGAGTCGCGTTGACGGTCGCCGTGGCAAGAAGCAGGTCACATGACGGGATAATGTTACCGGCGATATTTCGAGAATGTATAGATTATATCGAAGAGCACG GTTTATCATGCGAAGGAATCTATCGAATATCGGGCGTAAAATCGAAGATACAATCGTTGAAAGATAGCTACAATAGAGGGCGCCCGGTGTTTCTGTACGAACACGAACCGAACATCGTCGCTAGTTTGTTAAAACTGTTTCTACGGGAACTACCAGAACCGGTACTCACCACTCAACTAATGCCGAAATTCGAAGAAGCTTCCA CGATAAAAGATGTTCGTAAGAAAGTTGACGGGTTTAAACAGTTAATTACGGAATTACCGGAACCGAATCGTCTGCTTGTGTCGTGGATGATCGTTCATATGACTCGTATTATACAGAGA GAGAAGGAGAATAAGATGAGTTTACAGAACGTATCGATCGTACTGAGTCCGACGATGCAGATTTCACATCGCGTTCTAAACGTCTTTTTCTCgttcaataaagaattattcgCCGACACCGAAATCAAGAG ATACGTGCCGCCGTTGAAGCCGGCGACGTCGAGATGGTCGCTGGAATTACCGGACGCTCCGAACGCGATCGAGGAAGAACTACACAAACAGGAATCGCTACTGAATCAACTTCACAACGAAATGAGCGCCGGCAACGACGATTCGGAGATTCAGGAACAACTTTGGGAGGTCCAACGCGTCGTTACTCAACTTAAACGAAAG TTGAAATTAGCGAGAAAAGCTCAACAGCAAGCGTCGGTGAAACCGTCCCTGGCAACTGTGCCGTCGGACGGCGAAGATATCGTGTTGAATCTAGAACTACAAACTCCGAAAACCGACCAGGGTCCGTCTGTCGTCGCTACGGAAACGAAGAAAGAAAAACCGAAAGAGGAAACAGCGGTTGAAGAACCCGAGAAGAAAGAGACGGTGGAAAAAGAGTTGGATGTTAAAAAAGAAGTGGAGATAATTAAAGAAGTGGAGGTCGTTAAAGAggaaactgtggaaccgaCAAAACAGACGGCGGAAGTTGTTGTCGTAGAAACTGAGGATGTTGTCGAAGAAAACAAAGTTGAAGTTGCTGCAGTTGAAGAAGAGAAGCCAAAAATAGCGGTAGAAAATCAGGAGAAACAAGACGTAAAAGTGGAGGAATCTCAGAAGATCGCCGTCGAGGAGGAAACTGAGGAAACTGAGGAGAAACAGGAATCAGTTCCTCGCGTAGAAGAGACCTGTGAAAGTAGCGATACGAAGAAACCTCAGCAGGAAATCG TTGAACAGGTTGAAATAACAACAGAAGTAGAACCGGCTGAAGAAACAGAAGAAGTTATCGATACGAATCAGAATCAGAGAATCgacgaaaatgaaaaaccaGACTTTTCTAAAGAGGAAGATGAAGAGTTGAAAGAGCTAGAACAACCCGAGGCTAGGAGTACTCCCGTTCAGGAGGAAATACCGCCTGTAGCGCCACCTAGAGTCTTACCAGCAGACGGAGGCGGCGAGGTGACTCCGCCTCCCTTACCTCCTCCGTCACATCCACCTCCGCAGCCGGTAACGCCCCCTCAAACGCTGGCCATCCAATCAACGACATCCGCGAAGAAGATCGTCGCGCCCGGGTTACAGTCTCCGCTTAAACCGGAAATACTCCACAGGAATAAAGTGAAAAATCTTAAATCACAAAG ATTGAAATATCAGCACAATATTGACGAAGAGGAGGAAATGAGCGGTGATGAGGAGAGCGAAGATAGTTACGAGACCGATCGAGATATCAGCGTTGAACATGAGAATATCG AACGAGATATCGATTTAACGCAACAACGTTACGAAGAAGTACAGGACGAAGAAATGAGAGTTTTACTATTGAAGGATATGACTCTCAAACTTGAGGAAGAGGAACTGCTCGCTATTA gaGATGAGTTGAAGAAAAAGATCGAAACGGAACGAGACGAATTCGAACAAGTCGCTATGGAGATCGCTGAGTTGCGTAGTATCCGTGGCGACTCGTTCGACGCAGACGACTGGACGAGTTCGGATAGTTCTTACGAGAGCGACGACGAGGAAGAACTACAGGATATACTCGAAAATCTCATCAAAGAAAACCAACAATTAGAG AAACTGAATTCGGAATTGTGTCAGAGAATCCACGAGGAACGTCAGGCGTGTTTGACGTCGAAAGTCCAAATTCGCTTGATTCAGACCCAAACGGAGAAGTACGGAACCGGTTCGGCGAGTCTCCTGTAG
- the LOC141913882 gene encoding uncharacterized protein LOC141913882 isoform X1 produces MNASISFDSPDVQKEFPGLYTSSRPDDQTHYEESEPERVKKKERDGKKKEKKEKKDKGYKQFEEENSDDEFTPAVDEIKKCESPSIATLFHMPGSPLRSKKHGKPSFKFAKPEKFQGIMIKKKEKDPEKKERKKDGAGSNNTGGSSGGGVGMKRLKKKKPATDLNSNDYKPIFGVALTVAVARSRSHDGIMLPAIFRECIDYIEEHGLSCEGIYRISGVKSKIQSLKDSYNRGRPVFLYEHEPNIVASLLKLFLRELPEPVLTTQLMPKFEEASTIKDVRKKVDGFKQLITELPEPNRLLVSWMIVHMTRIIQREKENKMSLQNVSIVLSPTMQISHRVLNVFFSFNKELFADTEIKRYVPPLKPATSRWSLELPDAPNAIEEELHKQESLLNQLHNEMSAGNDDSEIQEQLWEVQRVVTQLKRKLKLARKAQQQASVKPSLATVPSDGEDIVLNLELQTPKTDQGPSVVATETKKEKPKEETAVEEPEKKETVEKELDVKKEVEIIKEVEVVKEETVEPTKQTAEVVVVETEDVVEENKVEVAAVEEEKPKIAVENQEKQDVKVEESQKIAVEEETEETEEKQESVPRVEETCESSDTKKPQQEIVEQVEITTEVEPAEETEEVIDTNQNQRIDENEKPDFSKEEDEELKELEQPEARSTPVQEEIPPVAPPRVLPADGGGEVTPPPLPPPSHPPPQPVTPPQTLAIQSTTSAKKIVAPGLQSPLKPEILHRNKVKNLKSQRLKYQHNIDEEEEMSGDEESEDSYETDRDISVEHENIERDIDLTQQRYEEVQDEEMRVLLLKDMTLKLEEEELLAIRDELKKKIETERDEFEQVAMEIAELRSIRGDSFDADDWTSSDSSYESDDEEELQDILENLIKENQQLEKLNSELCQRIHEERQACLTSKVQIRLIQTQTEKYGTGSASLL; encoded by the exons ATGAATGCGAGTATTAGTTTCGACAGTCCTGACGTTCAAAAAGAGTTCCCCGGTTTATACACATCATCGAGACCAGACGATCAGACTCATT ATGAAGAAAGCGAACCGGAGCGCGTGAAGAAAAAAGAACGCGAcggaaagaaaaaagaaaagaaagagaaaaaagacaaaggATACAAACAGTTTGAGGAGGAGAATTCGGACGATGAATTCACACCGGCCGTCGACGAAATCAA AAAATGTGAATCCCCATCTATAGCTACCCTATTCCACATGCCAGG GAGTCCTCTGCGTTCGAAAAAGCACGGAAAACCAAGTTTCAAATTCGCGAAACCCGAAAAATTCCAAGGCATCATGATCAAGAAGAAAGAGAAAGATCCGGAGAAGAAAGAACGCAAGAAAGATGGCGCCGGTAGTAATAATACAGGTGGCAGCAGCGGAGGAGGGGTCGGGATGAAACGATTGAAGAAGAAAAAACCAGCGACAGATTTAAATT CCAACGATTACAAACCGATATTCGGAGTCGCGTTGACGGTCGCCGTGGCAAGAAGCAGGTCACATGACGGGATAATGTTACCGGCGATATTTCGAGAATGTATAGATTATATCGAAGAGCACG GTTTATCATGCGAAGGAATCTATCGAATATCGGGCGTAAAATCGAAGATACAATCGTTGAAAGATAGCTACAATAGAGGGCGCCCGGTGTTTCTGTACGAACACGAACCGAACATCGTCGCTAGTTTGTTAAAACTGTTTCTACGGGAACTACCAGAACCGGTACTCACCACTCAACTAATGCCGAAATTCGAAGAAGCTTCCA CGATAAAAGATGTTCGTAAGAAAGTTGACGGGTTTAAACAGTTAATTACGGAATTACCGGAACCGAATCGTCTGCTTGTGTCGTGGATGATCGTTCATATGACTCGTATTATACAGAGA GAGAAGGAGAATAAGATGAGTTTACAGAACGTATCGATCGTACTGAGTCCGACGATGCAGATTTCACATCGCGTTCTAAACGTCTTTTTCTCgttcaataaagaattattcgCCGACACCGAAATCAAGAG ATACGTGCCGCCGTTGAAGCCGGCGACGTCGAGATGGTCGCTGGAATTACCGGACGCTCCGAACGCGATCGAGGAAGAACTACACAAACAGGAATCGCTACTGAATCAACTTCACAACGAAATGAGCGCCGGCAACGACGATTCGGAGATTCAGGAACAACTTTGGGAGGTCCAACGCGTCGTTACTCAACTTAAACGAAAG TTGAAATTAGCGAGAAAAGCTCAACAGCAAGCGTCGGTGAAACCGTCCCTGGCAACTGTGCCGTCGGACGGCGAAGATATCGTGTTGAATCTAGAACTACAAACTCCGAAAACCGACCAGGGTCCGTCTGTCGTCGCTACGGAAACGAAGAAAGAAAAACCGAAAGAGGAAACAGCGGTTGAAGAACCCGAGAAGAAAGAGACGGTGGAAAAAGAGTTGGATGTTAAAAAAGAAGTGGAGATAATTAAAGAAGTGGAGGTCGTTAAAGAggaaactgtggaaccgaCAAAACAGACGGCGGAAGTTGTTGTCGTAGAAACTGAGGATGTTGTCGAAGAAAACAAAGTTGAAGTTGCTGCAGTTGAAGAAGAGAAGCCAAAAATAGCGGTAGAAAATCAGGAGAAACAAGACGTAAAAGTGGAGGAATCTCAGAAGATCGCCGTCGAGGAGGAAACTGAGGAAACTGAGGAGAAACAGGAATCAGTTCCTCGCGTAGAAGAGACCTGTGAAAGTAGCGATACGAAGAAACCTCAGCAGGAAATCG TTGAACAGGTTGAAATAACAACAGAAGTAGAACCGGCTGAAGAAACAGAAGAAGTTATCGATACGAATCAGAATCAGAGAATCgacgaaaatgaaaaaccaGACTTTTCTAAAGAGGAAGATGAAGAGTTGAAAGAGCTAGAACAACCCGAGGCTAGGAGTACTCCCGTTCAGGAGGAAATACCGCCTGTAGCGCCACCTAGAGTCTTACCAGCAGACGGAGGCGGCGAGGTGACTCCGCCTCCCTTACCTCCTCCGTCACATCCACCTCCGCAGCCGGTAACGCCCCCTCAAACGCTGGCCATCCAATCAACGACATCCGCGAAGAAGATCGTCGCGCCCGGGTTACAGTCTCCGCTTAAACCGGAAATACTCCACAGGAATAAAGTGAAAAATCTTAAATCACAAAG ATTGAAATATCAGCACAATATTGACGAAGAGGAGGAAATGAGCGGTGATGAGGAGAGCGAAGATAGTTACGAGACCGATCGAGATATCAGCGTTGAACATGAGAATATCG AACGAGATATCGATTTAACGCAACAACGTTACGAAGAAGTACAGGACGAAGAAATGAGAGTTTTACTATTGAAGGATATGACTCTCAAACTTGAGGAAGAGGAACTGCTCGCTATTA gaGATGAGTTGAAGAAAAAGATCGAAACGGAACGAGACGAATTCGAACAAGTCGCTATGGAGATCGCTGAGTTGCGTAGTATCCGTGGCGACTCGTTCGACGCAGACGACTGGACGAGTTCGGATAGTTCTTACGAGAGCGACGACGAGGAAGAACTACAGGATATACTCGAAAATCTCATCAAAGAAAACCAACAATTAGAG AAACTGAATTCGGAATTGTGTCAGAGAATCCACGAGGAACGTCAGGCGTGTTTGACGTCGAAAGTCCAAATTCGCTTGATTCAGACCCAAACGGAGAAGTACGGAACCGGTTCGGCGAGTCTCCTGTAG